A window from Pseudomonas sp. Tri1 encodes these proteins:
- a CDS encoding ABC transporter transmembrane domain-containing protein, whose amino-acid sequence MLSSQQRRAIRLATGFIAPYRKQVVGALLALIVTAGITLSMGQGIRLLVDQGFMTRSPHLLNQSIGLFMVLVVGLAIGTFSRFYLVSWIGERVVADIRRQVFNHLVYLHPGFYENNRSSEIQSRLTADTTLLQSVIGSSLSLFLRNALMVIGGIVLLFITNPKLTSIVVIALPLVLAPILVFGRRVRSLSRQSQDRIADVGSYVSETLGQIKTVQAYNHQVQDEQRFSVTVEQAFDTARKRIAQRAWLITLVIVLVLGAVGVMLWVGGMDVIAGRISGGELAAFVFYSLIVGSAFGTLSEVIGELQRAAGAAERIAELLRSQNIIQAPTSGLVTLPERVRGDLRLEGVRFSYPSRPDSYAVDGLDLTIHAGETLALVGPSGAGKSTVYDLLLRFYDPVQGQIFIDEVPLTQLDPLDLRRHFALVSQNPALFFGTVEENIRYGNPGATSEQVREAAQIAHAHDFIEKMPDGYQTHLGDGGLGLSGGQRQRLAIARALLVDAPILLLDEATSALDAQSEHLIQQALPNLMKNRTTLVIAHRLATVKNADRIAVMDQGKVVAVGTHQELVASNPLYARLAALQFNVGLESATD is encoded by the coding sequence ATGCTCTCTTCCCAACAACGCCGGGCCATTCGCCTGGCCACTGGTTTCATTGCCCCTTATCGCAAGCAGGTAGTGGGTGCTTTACTGGCGCTGATTGTTACCGCCGGGATTACTTTGTCCATGGGCCAAGGCATTCGGTTGCTAGTGGATCAGGGCTTCATGACCCGTTCCCCGCACCTGCTCAATCAGTCCATCGGCCTGTTCATGGTGCTGGTGGTGGGCCTGGCGATCGGGACGTTTTCCCGTTTCTACCTGGTGTCGTGGATCGGCGAGCGGGTGGTGGCCGATATCCGCCGGCAAGTCTTCAATCACCTGGTGTACTTGCACCCGGGCTTCTACGAAAACAATCGCAGTTCGGAGATCCAGTCGCGCCTGACCGCCGACACGACGCTGTTGCAGTCGGTGATCGGTTCGTCGCTGTCGTTGTTTTTACGCAATGCGTTGATGGTGATTGGCGGCATCGTGCTGCTGTTCATCACCAATCCTAAGCTCACCAGCATTGTCGTGATCGCTTTGCCGCTGGTGTTGGCGCCGATCCTGGTGTTCGGCCGGCGGGTGCGCAGCCTGTCGCGCCAGAGCCAGGACCGCATTGCCGACGTCGGCAGCTATGTCTCCGAAACCTTGGGCCAGATCAAAACCGTGCAGGCCTACAATCATCAGGTCCAGGACGAACAACGTTTTTCCGTGACGGTGGAGCAGGCCTTTGACACCGCTCGCAAGCGCATCGCCCAGCGGGCCTGGCTGATCACCCTGGTGATCGTGCTGGTGCTGGGGGCGGTGGGCGTGATGCTCTGGGTCGGCGGCATGGATGTGATCGCCGGGCGGATTTCCGGTGGTGAGCTGGCGGCTTTCGTGTTCTACAGCCTGATCGTCGGCAGTGCCTTTGGCACCCTGAGCGAAGTGATCGGTGAGTTGCAACGAGCGGCCGGCGCGGCCGAGCGCATTGCCGAATTGCTCCGTTCGCAAAACATCATCCAGGCGCCGACCTCAGGCCTCGTGACGTTGCCTGAGCGGGTCCGGGGCGATCTGCGCCTTGAAGGCGTGCGTTTTTCCTATCCTTCCCGACCCGACAGCTACGCGGTCGATGGCCTCGACCTGACCATCCACGCAGGCGAGACCCTTGCCCTGGTTGGACCTTCCGGCGCCGGTAAGTCAACGGTGTATGACCTGCTGCTGCGGTTCTACGACCCGGTACAAGGGCAGATTTTCATCGACGAGGTGCCGCTGACCCAACTTGATCCGCTGGACCTGCGTCGCCATTTCGCCCTGGTCTCGCAAAACCCGGCGCTGTTTTTCGGCACGGTCGAAGAGAACATCCGCTATGGCAACCCTGGCGCGACGTCCGAGCAGGTGCGTGAGGCGGCGCAGATCGCCCACGCCCACGACTTCATCGAAAAAATGCCCGACGGCTACCAGACCCACCTGGGCGACGGTGGCCTCGGGTTGTCCGGCGGCCAACGCCAGCGCCTGGCCATCGCCCGGGCGCTGCTGGTGGACGCACCGATCCTGCTACTGGACGAAGCCACCAGCGCCCTCGACGCGCAAAGTGAACACCTGATCCAGCAAGCCTTGCCCAACCTGATGAAAAACCGCACCACCCTGGTCATCGCCCACCGCTTGGCCACGGTGAAGAACGCCGACCGGATTGCTGTGATGGACCAGGGCAAAGTGGTTGCCGTGGGTACCCATCAGGAGCTGGTTGCCAGCAACCCGTTATATGCGCGGTTGGCGGCGTTGCAGTTCAATGTGGGCCTGGAGTCGGCAACTGACTGA
- the tusA gene encoding sulfurtransferase TusA produces MSEMNDTPVDGTLDATGLNCPEPVMMLHQHIRDLAPGGLLKVIATDPSTRRDIPKFCVFLDHELVAQQEEAGTYLYWIRKKLA; encoded by the coding sequence ATGAGTGAAATGAACGACACGCCGGTCGACGGCACGCTGGATGCCACCGGCCTCAATTGCCCGGAACCGGTGATGATGCTGCATCAGCACATCCGCGACCTGGCGCCTGGCGGGCTGCTGAAGGTGATTGCCACCGACCCATCGACCCGCCGCGACATCCCCAAGTTTTGTGTGTTCCTGGACCACGAACTGGTGGCGCAGCAAGAGGAAGCTGGCACTTATCTCTACTGGATCCGCAAGAAACTCGCCTAA
- a CDS encoding MATE family efflux transporter: protein MNPVIDTPTTLSRPARIRLEFRTLLALALPIMVAQLATTAMGFVDAVMAGRVGPRDLAAVALGNSIWVPVFLLMTGTLLATTPKVAQRFGAGTFDQIGPLVRQALWLALVVGLIATLALFCAEPILHIMNVDPELIGPCMEYLHGIGTGLPAVALYHVLRCFSDGLGRTRPAMVLGLCGLALNIPLNYIFIYGHLGVPAMGGVGCGWATAIVMWVMVLGMAGWARWAPAYQSSRLFVRFDWPQWAVIKRLLGIGLPIGIAVFAESSIFAVIALLIGSLGATVVAGHQIALNFSSLVFMIPYSLGMAVTVRVGQALGRGQPREARFAAGVGMGTALAYACLSASLMFSLRGPIAAIYTADPVVINVASMLIVYAALFQFSDAIQVTAAGALRGYQDTRVTMILTLFAYWGIGLPVGYTLGLTDWLGAASGPSGLWQGLIVGLSCAALMLSIRLTRSARKQIRISRSTG, encoded by the coding sequence GTGAACCCTGTGATCGACACCCCCACCACCCTCTCCCGCCCTGCCCGGATTCGCCTGGAGTTCAGGACGCTGCTGGCCCTGGCGCTGCCGATCATGGTGGCGCAACTGGCGACCACCGCCATGGGTTTTGTCGATGCGGTGATGGCCGGTCGCGTTGGCCCACGTGACTTGGCGGCAGTGGCATTGGGCAACTCGATCTGGGTGCCGGTGTTCCTGTTGATGACCGGCACGCTGCTGGCCACCACACCGAAAGTCGCCCAGCGCTTCGGTGCCGGTACGTTCGACCAGATCGGCCCGCTGGTGCGCCAGGCACTGTGGCTGGCGCTGGTGGTGGGGTTGATCGCGACACTGGCGCTGTTCTGCGCCGAGCCGATCCTGCACATCATGAATGTCGATCCTGAGCTGATCGGCCCGTGCATGGAATACCTGCACGGCATCGGCACCGGCCTGCCGGCGGTGGCGCTGTATCACGTGCTGCGCTGCTTCAGTGACGGGCTGGGTCGTACGCGCCCGGCGATGGTGTTGGGCTTGTGTGGGCTGGCGCTGAACATCCCGCTCAATTACATCTTCATTTACGGGCACCTGGGCGTGCCCGCCATGGGCGGCGTCGGTTGCGGCTGGGCAACAGCCATCGTCATGTGGGTCATGGTCCTGGGCATGGCCGGGTGGGCCAGGTGGGCACCGGCCTATCAGTCAAGCCGCTTGTTCGTCCGTTTCGACTGGCCGCAGTGGGCGGTCATCAAGCGCTTGCTGGGCATCGGCCTGCCGATTGGCATCGCGGTGTTTGCCGAGTCGAGTATTTTTGCGGTGATCGCGCTGCTGATCGGCAGCCTCGGCGCCACCGTGGTGGCCGGGCACCAGATCGCCCTGAACTTCAGTTCCCTGGTGTTCATGATCCCCTACTCCCTGGGCATGGCCGTGACGGTTCGGGTCGGCCAGGCGCTGGGGCGTGGCCAGCCTCGTGAAGCACGCTTCGCAGCGGGTGTGGGCATGGGTACGGCCCTGGCGTACGCCTGCCTGTCGGCGAGTTTGATGTTCAGCCTGCGTGGCCCCATTGCCGCGATCTATACCGCCGATCCGGTGGTCATCAACGTGGCGTCGATGCTGATCGTCTACGCGGCGCTGTTTCAGTTTTCCGATGCGATCCAGGTCACGGCGGCGGGCGCGTTGCGTGGTTACCAGGATACGCGGGTGACGATGATCCTGACGTTATTCGCCTACTGGGGCATTGGCCTGCCGGTGGGCTACACCCTGGGCCTGACCGACTGGCTCGGCGCGGCCAGCGGCCCGAGCGGGCTGTGGCAGGGCTTGATCGTAGGCTTGAGCTGCGCGGCGCTGATGCTGTCGATCCGCCTGACCCGCAGTGCGCGCAAGCAGATCCGTATCAGTCGCTCGACGGGTTAG
- the pdxB gene encoding 4-phosphoerythronate dehydrogenase PdxB, translating to MLIVADENIPLLDAFFQGFGEIRRVPGRGIDRAMVEQADVLLVRSVSQVNRALLEGSKVRFVGTCTIGTDHLDLDYFAEAGIRWASAPGCNARGVVDYVLGSLMTLAEIEGADLKQRTFGVVGAGQVGGRLIEVLKGLGWAVKVCDPPRQAAEGGDYVSLEQIIEQCDVISLHTPLTRDGEQPTWHLFDEARLNQLKPGTWLINAARGPVIDNAALREVLLEREDLQAVLDVWEQEPTVDVDLADLCVIATPHIAGYSLDGRQRGTAQIYEALCGFLDQPVEVSLSDLLPRPWLGGITLDAETDPAWALATLCRGVYDPRRDDADFRRSLVGTVGEQRSAFDALRKHYPPRREIDSLKVRIEGACPALQQIVIALGATIV from the coding sequence ATGCTGATCGTCGCTGACGAAAACATTCCCCTGCTTGATGCGTTTTTCCAAGGTTTCGGCGAAATCCGCCGAGTACCCGGGCGGGGCATCGACCGGGCGATGGTCGAGCAGGCCGATGTGCTGTTGGTGCGTTCGGTCAGCCAGGTCAATCGGGCGCTGCTGGAAGGCAGCAAGGTGCGCTTCGTCGGCACCTGCACCATTGGCACCGATCACCTGGACCTGGATTATTTCGCCGAGGCCGGCATCCGCTGGGCCAGTGCGCCGGGCTGCAATGCCCGTGGCGTGGTGGACTATGTGCTGGGCAGCCTGATGACCCTGGCTGAAATCGAAGGCGCGGACCTCAAGCAACGCACCTTCGGCGTAGTCGGTGCCGGCCAGGTGGGCGGGCGGCTGATCGAGGTGCTCAAGGGGCTTGGCTGGGCCGTGAAAGTCTGCGACCCACCGCGTCAGGCCGCCGAGGGGGGCGATTACGTAAGCCTGGAGCAGATCATCGAACAGTGCGACGTCATCAGCCTGCACACCCCGTTGACCCGCGACGGTGAGCAACCGACCTGGCACTTGTTCGACGAAGCGCGTCTGAACCAGCTCAAGCCCGGCACCTGGCTGATCAACGCGGCTCGCGGACCGGTGATCGATAATGCGGCCCTGCGTGAGGTGCTGCTGGAGCGTGAAGACCTGCAAGCGGTACTGGATGTCTGGGAGCAGGAGCCGACCGTGGATGTCGACCTGGCGGACCTGTGCGTGATCGCCACGCCGCACATTGCCGGTTACAGCCTCGATGGCCGCCAGCGTGGCACGGCGCAGATCTATGAAGCCTTGTGCGGTTTTCTGGATCAGCCAGTTGAAGTCAGCCTCAGCGACTTGCTGCCGCGACCCTGGTTGGGCGGTATTACCCTGGACGCCGAAACCGACCCGGCCTGGGCCCTGGCGACGCTGTGCCGTGGCGTGTACGACCCGCGCCGTGACGACGCGGACTTTCGTCGCAGCCTGGTGGGGACGGTCGGCGAGCAGCGCAGTGCCTTCGATGCCCTGCGCAAGCACTATCCGCCACGCCGGGAAATCGACAGCTTGAAGGTTCGCATCGAAGGGGCGTGCCCGGCCTTGCAACAGATCGTTATCGCGCTGGGTGCGACTATCGTCTAG
- a CDS encoding PA1571 family protein: MSLQHSSDDKIQVIRTQPDQSLGCSFIDAQGREVPITEDMIQKACSELEKRLVKPAEQK, encoded by the coding sequence ATGTCCTTGCAACACAGCAGCGACGACAAGATTCAAGTGATCCGCACACAACCGGACCAGTCCCTGGGCTGCTCGTTCATCGATGCCCAAGGACGCGAAGTACCGATCACTGAAGACATGATCCAGAAGGCGTGCAGCGAACTGGAGAAACGACTGGTCAAACCTGCCGAACAAAAGTGA
- the acnA gene encoding aconitate hydratase AcnA yields MPSLDSLKTLKTLQVDARTYHYFSLPDAARSLGDLDKLPMSLKVLLENLLRWEDEKTVTGTDLKALAGWLKERRSDREIQYRPARVLMQDFTGVPAVVDLAAMRAAVEKAGGDPQRINPLSPVDLVIDHSVMVDKFASSQAFEQNVDIEMQRNGERYAFLRWGQSAFDNFSVVPPGTGICHQVNLEYLGRTVWTREEDGRTYAFPDTLVGTDSHTTMINGLGVLGWGVGGIEAEAAMLGQPVSMLIPEVIGFKLIGKLREGITATDLVLTVTQMLRKKGVVGKFVEFYGDGLADLPLADRATIANMAPEYGATCGFFPVDDVTLDYLRLSGRPAETVKLVEAYCKAQGLWRLPGQEPVFTDTLELDMGSVEASLAGPKRPQDRVSLPNVGQAFSDFLGLQVKPTSKEEGRLESEGGGGVAVGNADQVGETEYEFEGHTHRLKNGAVVIAAITSCTNTSNPSVMMAAGLLAKKAVEKGLTRKPWVKSSLAPGSKVVTDYYRAAGLTEYLDKLGFALVGYGCTTCIGNSGPLPEPIEKAIQQADLTVASVLSGNRNFEGRVHPLVKTNWLASPPLVVAYALAGTVRIDISSEPLGNDRDGNPVYLRDIWPSSREVAEAVAQVNTSMFHKEYAAVFAGDEQWQAIEVPQAATYVWQADSTYIQHPPFFDDIGGPPPVVKNVEGARVLALLGDSVTTDHISPAGNIKTDSPAGRYLREQGVEPRDFNSYGSRRGNHQVMMRGTFANIRIRNEMLGGEEGGNTIYIPTGEKMPIYDAAMSYQAAGTPLVVIAGQEYGTGSSRDWAAKGTNLLGVKAVIAESFERIHRSNLVGMGVLPLQFKLDQNRKSLNLTGKETLDILGLNDVELTPRMNLPLVITREDGSQERIEVLCRIDTLNEVEYFKAGGILHYVLRQLIAG; encoded by the coding sequence ATGCCGTCTCTCGATAGCCTGAAAACCCTTAAAACGCTGCAAGTCGATGCCAGGACTTACCATTACTTCAGTCTGCCCGACGCCGCCCGAAGCCTGGGCGACTTGGACAAACTGCCCATGTCGCTCAAAGTGCTGCTGGAAAACCTGCTGCGCTGGGAAGATGAAAAAACCGTCACCGGCACCGACCTCAAAGCCCTGGCCGGTTGGCTGAAGGAACGTCGTTCCGACCGCGAAATTCAATACCGCCCTGCACGGGTGCTGATGCAAGACTTCACCGGCGTTCCTGCGGTGGTCGACCTGGCTGCCATGCGCGCCGCCGTGGAAAAGGCCGGGGGCGACCCTCAGCGGATCAACCCGCTGTCGCCGGTGGACCTGGTGATCGACCACTCAGTGATGGTGGACAAGTTCGCCAGCAGCCAGGCGTTCGAGCAGAACGTCGACATCGAAATGCAGCGCAACGGCGAACGCTACGCCTTCCTGCGCTGGGGCCAGAGCGCCTTCGACAACTTCAGCGTGGTGCCGCCGGGCACTGGCATCTGCCACCAGGTCAACCTCGAATACCTGGGCCGTACTGTGTGGACCCGCGAAGAAGACGGTCGCACCTACGCCTTCCCGGACACCCTGGTGGGCACCGACTCCCACACCACTATGATCAACGGCCTCGGAGTGCTGGGCTGGGGTGTGGGCGGGATCGAGGCCGAAGCGGCGATGCTTGGCCAGCCCGTGTCGATGCTGATTCCCGAGGTCATCGGCTTCAAGCTCATCGGCAAACTGCGCGAGGGCATCACCGCCACCGACCTGGTGCTGACCGTCACACAGATGCTGCGCAAGAAAGGCGTGGTGGGCAAATTCGTCGAGTTCTATGGCGATGGCCTTGCCGATCTGCCTCTGGCCGACCGTGCCACCATCGCCAATATGGCCCCTGAGTATGGCGCCACCTGCGGCTTCTTCCCGGTGGACGACGTGACCCTGGATTACTTGCGCCTGTCCGGGCGGCCAGCGGAAACCGTGAAACTGGTGGAAGCTTATTGCAAGGCCCAGGGCCTGTGGCGCTTGCCCGGCCAGGAACCGGTGTTCACCGACACCCTGGAGCTGGACATGGGCAGCGTCGAGGCCAGTCTTGCCGGGCCGAAACGCCCTCAGGACCGGGTTTCGCTGCCCAATGTCGGCCAGGCTTTCAGTGACTTCCTGGGGCTGCAAGTCAAACCTACCAGCAAAGAAGAAGGTCGCCTGGAAAGCGAGGGTGGCGGTGGCGTCGCCGTGGGCAACGCCGACCAGGTGGGAGAAACCGAGTACGAATTCGAAGGCCACACCCACCGCCTGAAAAACGGCGCGGTGGTGATCGCCGCCATCACCTCCTGCACCAACACCTCCAACCCCAGCGTGATGATGGCCGCCGGGCTGCTGGCGAAAAAAGCCGTGGAAAAAGGCCTGACTCGCAAGCCTTGGGTCAAGAGTTCCCTGGCGCCAGGCTCCAAGGTGGTCACCGATTACTACAGGGCCGCCGGCCTGACCGAGTACCTGGACAAACTGGGATTCGCCCTGGTGGGCTACGGTTGCACGACGTGCATCGGTAACTCCGGGCCGTTACCGGAGCCGATCGAAAAAGCCATCCAGCAAGCCGATCTGACCGTGGCCTCGGTATTGTCGGGCAACCGCAACTTCGAAGGCCGGGTGCATCCGCTGGTGAAGACCAACTGGCTGGCCTCGCCGCCGCTAGTGGTCGCCTATGCCCTGGCCGGCACCGTGCGCATCGATATCAGCAGCGAGCCGCTGGGCAACGACCGGGACGGCAACCCGGTGTACCTGCGCGACATCTGGCCCAGCAGCAGGGAGGTGGCCGAGGCCGTGGCCCAGGTGAACACCAGCATGTTCCACAAGGAATACGCCGCCGTGTTTGCCGGTGACGAGCAATGGCAGGCCATCGAGGTGCCGCAAGCGGCGACTTACGTCTGGCAGGCCGACTCGACCTACATCCAGCACCCACCGTTCTTCGACGACATCGGCGGGCCGCCACCGGTCGTCAAGAATGTCGAGGGCGCCCGAGTCCTGGCCCTGCTGGGGGACTCGGTGACCACCGACCACATCTCCCCCGCCGGCAACATCAAGACCGACAGCCCCGCCGGACGCTATCTGCGCGAGCAGGGCGTCGAGCCGCGGGACTTCAACTCCTACGGTTCAAGACGCGGTAACCATCAGGTGATGATGCGCGGCACCTTCGCCAACATCCGCATTCGCAATGAAATGCTCGGTGGCGAAGAAGGCGGCAATACGATCTACATCCCCACCGGCGAAAAAATGCCAATCTATGACGCCGCCATGTCGTATCAGGCCGCCGGGACGCCGCTGGTGGTGATCGCCGGCCAGGAATATGGCACCGGATCCAGTCGGGACTGGGCAGCCAAGGGCACGAACCTGCTGGGGGTCAAGGCGGTGATCGCCGAAAGCTTCGAGCGCATCCATCGCTCCAACCTGGTGGGGATGGGCGTGCTGCCGTTGCAGTTCAAGCTCGACCAGAACCGCAAGAGCCTGAACCTCACGGGCAAGGAAACCCTGGACATCCTGGGCCTGAACGATGTCGAACTGACGCCGCGCATGAACCTGCCACTGGTCATCACCCGCGAGGACGGCAGCCAGGAGCGGATTGAAGTGTTGTGTCGGATCGACACCTTGAATGAAGTGGAATATTTCAAGGCCGGTGGGATTCTTCATTATGTGTTGCGGCAATTGATTGCCGGTTAA
- the rlmM gene encoding 23S rRNA (cytidine(2498)-2'-O)-methyltransferase RlmM — protein sequence MNTLFMHCRPGFEGEVCSEIAEHAARLNVAGYAKAKAASACAEFVCTEDDGAERLMAGLRFAELIFPRQWARGTFIDLPETDRISVILAHMAAFPTCGSLWLEVVDTNDGKELSNFCKKFEGPLRKALVGAGKLVDDPRKPRLLLTFKSGREVFLGLAESDNSAMWPMGIPRLKFPREAPSRSTLKLEEAWHHFIPRDQWDERLHSDMTGVDLGAAPGGWTWQLVNRGMLVTAIDNGPMAESLMDTGLVQHLMADGFTFKPKQPVDWMVCDIVEKPARNAAMLEEWIGEGHCREAVVNLKLPMKQRYAEVKRLLERIADGFKARGIKVEIGCKQLYHDREEVTCHLRRLDSKKPKSR from the coding sequence ATGAACACGCTTTTCATGCACTGCCGACCAGGCTTCGAAGGCGAGGTCTGCTCCGAGATCGCCGAACATGCCGCCCGGCTTAACGTGGCCGGCTACGCCAAGGCCAAGGCGGCCAGTGCCTGCGCTGAATTTGTCTGCACCGAAGACGACGGCGCCGAGCGGCTGATGGCTGGCCTGCGTTTCGCCGAACTGATTTTTCCGCGCCAATGGGCGCGCGGCACTTTCATCGATTTGCCGGAAACCGACCGCATCAGCGTCATCCTGGCCCACATGGCCGCTTTCCCGACCTGCGGCAGCCTGTGGCTGGAAGTAGTGGACACCAACGACGGCAAGGAACTGTCGAACTTCTGCAAAAAGTTCGAAGGCCCCTTGCGCAAGGCGCTGGTCGGCGCTGGCAAGTTGGTGGACGACCCGCGCAAGCCGCGTCTGCTGCTGACCTTCAAGAGTGGCCGCGAGGTGTTCCTGGGGCTGGCGGAATCCGATAACTCGGCGATGTGGCCCATGGGCATTCCCCGCCTGAAATTTCCACGGGAAGCGCCGAGCCGTTCCACCCTCAAGCTTGAGGAGGCCTGGCACCACTTCATCCCTCGGGATCAGTGGGACGAACGCCTGCACAGCGACATGACCGGCGTGGACCTCGGCGCGGCGCCGGGCGGCTGGACCTGGCAGTTGGTCAACCGTGGCATGCTGGTGACCGCCATCGACAATGGACCGATGGCCGAAAGCCTGATGGACACCGGCCTGGTGCAGCACCTGATGGCGGACGGTTTTACCTTCAAGCCCAAGCAACCGGTGGACTGGATGGTTTGCGACATCGTCGAGAAGCCCGCGCGCAACGCAGCGATGCTCGAAGAATGGATTGGCGAAGGGCATTGCCGTGAGGCAGTGGTCAATCTCAAGCTGCCGATGAAACAACGCTATGCCGAGGTCAAGCGCCTGCTCGAACGCATTGCCGATGGCTTCAAGGCCCGGGGCATCAAGGTCGAGATCGGTTGCAAGCAGCTGTACCACGACCGTGAGGAAGTGACGTGCCATCTGCGACGGTTGGACAGCAAAAAGCCCAAGTCCCGCTAG
- a CDS encoding transglycosylase SLT domain-containing protein, producing MRSRLFSAISCLFICATAVQTAQAVDISTQRQYYDEAKRALAKGDSGPYFRYSQALRDYPLEPYLAYDELTARLKTASNAEIEKFLAEHGDLPQANWMKLRWLRWLTERGDWDTFVKYYDPKLNFTELDCLNAQYQLTHGLKAEGYANTEKLWLTGKSQPQACDALFGLWASQGQLTEQKRWERAKLAAQARNYPLANSLASGLTTLAPRGKLLVDVAQKPELLNQPSRFIPADEPMSDIVSLGLRRLARQDPDKAMALLDGYASTMHFSRDEKVAIAREIGLTLAKRFDGRALDVMTKYDPELRDDTVSEWRLRLLLRLARWDDAYQLTRRLPESLATTNRWRYWQARTLELAQPQNPEALTLYKHLARERDFYGFLAADRSQSPYSLVNQPLVMSQALINKVRNTPGVRRALEFHARGEIVDGRREWYHVSRHFNRDEMVAQAKLAYDLKWYFPAIRTISQAKYWDDLDIRFPMAHRETLVREAKVRGLHSSWVFAITRQESAFMDDARSGVGAAGLMQLMPGTAKDTARKFNIPLASPQQVLNPDKNIQLGAAYLSQVHSQFNGNRVLASAAYNAGPARVRQWLRGADHLSFDVWVESIPFDETRQYVQNVLSYSVIYGQKLNSPQPLVDWHERYFDDQ from the coding sequence ATGCGCAGTCGCCTTTTCAGTGCCATATCTTGCCTTTTCATCTGTGCCACTGCCGTTCAAACCGCTCAGGCGGTGGATATTTCAACCCAGCGCCAGTATTACGACGAGGCCAAGCGCGCCTTGGCCAAGGGTGATTCCGGCCCTTACTTCCGCTACAGCCAGGCCTTGCGCGATTACCCGCTGGAGCCGTACCTGGCCTATGACGAATTGACCGCCCGCCTAAAGACGGCGAGCAACGCCGAGATCGAGAAATTCCTCGCCGAGCACGGCGACCTGCCCCAGGCCAACTGGATGAAGCTGCGCTGGTTGCGCTGGCTGACCGAGCGTGGCGACTGGGACACCTTCGTCAAGTACTACGATCCCAAGCTCAATTTTACCGAATTGGACTGCCTCAACGCCCAGTACCAGCTCACCCACGGGCTGAAGGCCGAAGGTTACGCCAACACCGAGAAGTTGTGGCTCACCGGAAAATCCCAACCGCAGGCCTGCGATGCGTTGTTCGGCCTGTGGGCATCCCAGGGCCAGTTGACCGAACAGAAGCGCTGGGAGCGGGCGAAACTGGCCGCCCAGGCACGTAATTATCCATTGGCCAACAGCCTGGCCAGCGGCCTGACCACCCTCGCCCCCCGCGGCAAACTGCTGGTGGACGTCGCGCAAAAGCCCGAACTGCTCAATCAACCATCGCGCTTCATCCCCGCCGATGAGCCGATGTCCGATATCGTCAGTCTCGGCTTGCGCCGCCTGGCCCGCCAGGACCCGGACAAAGCCATGGCGTTGCTGGACGGCTATGCCAGCACCATGCATTTCTCCCGGGATGAAAAAGTCGCGATTGCCCGGGAAATCGGCCTGACCCTGGCCAAGCGCTTCGACGGTCGCGCCCTGGACGTGATGACCAAATACGACCCGGAACTGCGGGATGACACCGTTTCGGAGTGGCGCCTGCGCCTGCTGCTACGCCTGGCCCGCTGGGATGACGCCTACCAGTTGACCCGTCGCCTGCCCGAGTCGCTGGCCACCACCAACCGCTGGCGCTACTGGCAGGCCCGCACGCTGGAGTTGGCACAGCCACAGAATCCCGAAGCGCTGACGCTCTACAAGCATCTGGCCCGCGAACGAGACTTCTATGGTTTCCTCGCCGCCGACCGTTCCCAGTCGCCATACTCATTGGTTAACCAGCCGCTGGTGATGAGCCAGGCGCTGATCAACAAGGTTCGCAATACGCCGGGAGTACGTCGGGCCCTGGAGTTTCATGCCCGCGGGGAAATCGTCGACGGACGCCGTGAGTGGTATCACGTCAGCCGTCATTTCAACCGGGACGAAATGGTCGCCCAGGCGAAGCTGGCCTATGACCTGAAGTGGTATTTCCCGGCCATTCGCACCATCAGCCAGGCCAAATACTGGGACGACCTGGATATCCGCTTCCCGATGGCCCACCGCGAAACCCTGGTGCGTGAAGCCAAGGTCCGCGGCCTGCACTCAAGCTGGGTGTTCGCCATCACCCGCCAGGAAAGCGCCTTCATGGACGACGCCCGCTCTGGCGTCGGCGCCGCCGGCCTGATGCAGTTGATGCCCGGCACCGCCAAGGACACAGCGCGCAAATTCAACATTCCCCTGGCCTCGCCGCAGCAAGTGTTGAACCCCGACAAGAACATCCAGCTCGGCGCGGCTTACCTGAGCCAGGTCCACAGCCAGTTCAACGGCAACCGTGTGCTGGCCTCCGCCGCCTACAACGCCGGCCCCGCTCGAGTGCGCCAGTGGCTGCGTGGCGCCGATCACCTGAGCTTCGACGTATGGGTCGAAAGCATCCCGTTCGACGAAACCCGCCAATATGTGCAGAACGTGTTGTCATACTCGGTGATCTACGGCCAGAAGCTCAACTCACCGCAACCGCTGGTGGACTGGCATGAGCGGTACTTCGATGATCAGTGA